Proteins encoded together in one Solanum lycopersicum chromosome 7, SLM_r2.1 window:
- the LOC138337329 gene encoding uncharacterized protein, which yields MARYEALYGRRWRSTIWWSKVVKAELIGPYLVHQAMEKVKVIQERLKTAQSRQKSYKDVRRRSLEFQKCLGDPSLIVPTENIGIKDNLSYEDVPIQILDWQVCKLRTKEFASFKVLWRNQFVKEATCKAEEYMKKRYPHFLESVEDATRCKYPLSARSALLNQIELQSLW from the exons ATGGCTcgatatgaagctctttatgggagaagatggaGATCTACTATTTGGTGGTCCAAAGTTGTCAAAGCAGAGTTGATAGGACCATATttagttcaccaagctatggagaaggtAAAAGTGATTCAGGAAAGGTTGAAGACAGCACAAAGTCGCCAAAAGTCCTACAAAGATGTTAGAAGAAGATCATTAGAGTTTCAG aagtgtttGGGTGATCCTTCACTGATAGTACCAACAGAGAATATAGGAATTAAGGATAACCTATCCTATGAAGATGTTCCGATCCAGATTTTGGATTGgcaagtttgcaagttgaggacAAAAGAATTTGCTTCAttcaaggtcctttggaggaaccagtTTGTAAAAGAAGCCACTTGCAAAGCAGAGGaatatatgaagaagagatatccacattTCCTTGAATCTGTAGAGGATGCAACAAG ATGCAAGTACCCATTATCAGCACGCAGTGCTTTGTTGAACCAAATTGAGCTTCAGAGTTTGTGGTGA